Below is a window of Desmonostoc muscorum LEGE 12446 DNA.
GTCAAAATTTGTTCTAGATAGCGCTCAGGTATGGGTTGCTTAGCGGTGATCTCACTCATGGTCAGAGGAAGTTTTTTCCCGTGGTGGCTTGCTAGTTCTAAAAGTGCCAGCAGCGCGTATTCCACTTTGGAAGACAGATCGAGGAGAGAGTAGTTTTGGCTATTCAAGACAGTACTCAATATACTACGGTGAATTGAGGGATTTATCGCATTTTATGCGAAATTTATTTTTTCAAAGTGTCGGATGTGATAGCATCCCACTTACTAGCAATTTAAAGACTACAAGCCTATCGACTTACCGTAGATTATCCTACACGATTCCCAAAAATAAGTCATTTTTTGCAGAAATTATCTGCATAGCCGCTTTGGGAGTCTTACCTACCGATGATGTGTTAAGTGAATATGCTAATAACTGATTTGCGAACGATTTTTGAGCGCGACCCAGCAGCTCGTAACTGGCTGGAAGTATTGTTTTGTTACCCTGGATTTCAAGCCCTACTTTTCCATCGCTTGGCGCACTGGCTGTATAAATTAGGAATTCCGTTTATACCCCGGTTTGTTTCTCATCTTAGTCGGTTTTTAACTGGAATTGAAATCCATCCTGGGGCATTAATTGGCAAGGGAGTGTTTATTGACCACGGTATGGGAGTAGTGATTGGCGAGACAGCGATCGTTGGCGACTATGCCTTGATTTATCAAGGTGTTACCCTTGGTGGTACTGGCAAAGAAAGCGGCAAGCGCCATCCAACTTTAGGTTCTCATGTAGTTGTGGGAGCAGGTGCCAAGGTATTGGGAAATATTCAAATTGGCGATCGCGTCCGCATTGGAGCAGGTTCAGTAGTGCTGCGAAATGTGCCCAGCAACACCACCGTTGTCGGGATTCCAGGGCGTGTGACTCGTCAGAACAATAACAATGGCGATGTTTTGGATCATGATAAAGTCCGGGACGTGGAAGCTGAAGTCATCCGCGCTTTATTTGAACGAGTCAAAGCTCTAGAAAAACACTTACAGGAGTTAGAAGATCAATCAAGCTTGTTCCCAAATCAGCTTGGGGACGAACAAACCAACAAACCTAAGAGCAATAATTCTGATGGAATGATTGAAGATTTTCTTGATGGTGCGGGAATTTAGGGAATTGGGTACTGGGTACTAGGAAAACTCTTCCCCAATCCCCAGTCCCCACTCCCTCTCTAAAAACATTATTAATTTCAATAACCAGAAGCTTTTATAACCTGGTATATATATACTACGGTTAGTTTATCAAAAAGCAGTACTATAGGATATGGTTTCTTTATACACAAATATTTCTAATCTGCCAAGTAATAATACTAAGCAAGTTTTTGCGCGTCGTTCATTTCTGCCAGAGTATCCAAACGGTCTGTGGAAGATTGAAACGGGTTTTGTCAGGACTTTTACTTATCTGGAAGATGGTACAACTGTAGCTCTGGGATTGTGGGGACCTGGAGATGTCGTTGGGAAAGCTTTGTCAAAATTAGAACCTTATCAGATGGAATGCTTAACTAAAGTGGGGGCGACAGTCCTACTTTTAGAGGAGTGGACTCAACTAACAGAAACTCTACTTAGCCATATCCAACAGGCTCAAGAATTGATGGTGATTCGTAGCCATAAAAAGGTGGATACTATGCTCATCAAGCTGTTGGCATGGTTATCTCAAAAGTTTGGTTCGGAAGTTGAGAAGGGGCGTTTAATAGATATGCGTCTAACTCATGAAGACTTGGCAGAAATGCTGGGTTCAACTCGTGTAACCATTACTCGTGTTCTTGGACAGTTTGAGCAAGAGGGTTTGATCGATCGCCTCTCTCTGCATCGAATTGTGCTACGAGAAGAAGATATTTGGTACTACGAAATCTAGACTAATTCTGAATTCTAAATTCTGACTCCTGACTCCTGAATTCTGAATTCTGAATTCTGAATTTAGCGATCGCCATAAATGCTAGATAAATCCAACCAAATCGGTAGTCCGAGTTTTTCTAAATAACTCAGGCTAGAGTATAGCTGCTTTGTTCTACCCCATAAATCCAAATTAAACCAGCCGTCATCTTGGGTGTCGGGTTTAAGTAATGCACTGGTGATATTGACTGTTAGCCCATAACGAGAAACTAACTTAGAAATCACAGGTTCTTCGTAGTAGGTTTTTAAAACGCACAGTTGCAAGCGCAATCGATTGGTCTGACCTAGAGAAATCCATTGCTGAAATTGCTCTTGCCATTGATCTGTTAGCCATGTAGAGTCTCTAGGGCTGAGTTTGTCAGCTGAATCTGGGAAGGGTGGCGAGTTATGGGTGGGTTGAATTTGGTTGGCGATCGCTATTTGTACTAGATTTACTCCCAATCCTTGCAGGTAAGATAGGCTACTTGTCAGCTTTTGGGGATTTCCCGAAAGTTCTAAATCAAACCAGCCGTCGCTGTCACTGTCTAATGTCAAGGATGCAGCTTTGATATTGACGGTTAAACCATAACGAGACACTAGTCGGGAAATTACAGGTTGCCTCTGATACCGCTGGGGCACGAGAATTCGACTGTGGACTGAAGCAGGTTTTACGGTTTTAGTGGCAGACATAATACCATTTTGGATTTTGGATTTTGCGAAAAGTCAAAAGCTCAGGCTTCCTTAGATCAGAACTTTCCAAGACGGATTGTCAAAGAGTTGTGAGATAAACTTTTTGGCTATAAATAAACTACGGTAAATCTATCGAATTAATGTATTTAGTTGTGATGTAAAGGAGACTCTCATAAAGTCCAGAAAAAAACAATGGGTAAATTTACGTAAAATATGCTAAATTTATGTAAAGTAATTTGACAAGCCCTGACGTTGTAAGGGCGCACAGCTGTGCGCCCCTACTGGGGATTGTGGTTCAAATAGATGAAAAACGCTGTAACACCAGGACAAGCCTGCGACCTTGATGGAGCCGCGCCTTAGGTACTGATTTTCAACTTCTCGCCTGACGAATTGGCAGCTCAACCACGAAGTCTGTGCCTTTGGCAGGTTCAGATTGGCAGTAAATCTTGCCCTTGTGTTTATCTGTGACAATCTGGTAGCTGATGGAAAGCCCTAGTCCTGTGCCTTTACCAACAACTTTGGTGGTAAAAAATGGATCGAACAAGCGAGAGAGTGTTTTTTGATCCATACCAAGTCCGTTATCGGCAATGCGAATGGCAATCCAGTCTTTATTGAGGAGGGAGGTAGAAATTCTGATTTGGCTGGGGTTTGCTGCGATCGCTTCGGGGGTAGCTTGGGCGTTTCGTTCTTCTAAGGCATCAATGGCGTTAGACAGTAAATTCATAAATACCTGATTTAACTGACCGGGATAGCACTCAACCATAGGTAAAGTCTCATAGTCTTTGCTCACATGAATGGTGGGGCTGTCAGTTGAGGACTTCAAGCGGTTTTGCAAAATCATCAAGGTGCTGTCGATACCTTCGTGAATATTTGCTGCTTTGAAGTCAGCTTCATCTAGGCGCGAGAAGTTCCGCAGGGAACTGACAATTTCACGAATGCGTTCAGTCCCGACTTTCATGGACTGGAATAATTTAGGTAAGTCGTCGAATAAAAAATCAATTTCGGCTTTCTTTAAAAACTCTTGGATCTCTGGTGCAGCAGTGGGATGATATTCTTGATAAAGCTCGACACAGCGCAGCAAATCTTGGGTATATTGGTGGGCGTGTTCTAAGTTACCGTGGATGAAATTAACTGGGTTATTAATTTCGTGGGCAACCCCCGCTACCAGTTGCCCTAAGCTGGCCATTTTTTCAGAGTGAA
It encodes the following:
- a CDS encoding Crp/Fnr family transcriptional regulator — translated: MVSLYTNISNLPSNNTKQVFARRSFLPEYPNGLWKIETGFVRTFTYLEDGTTVALGLWGPGDVVGKALSKLEPYQMECLTKVGATVLLLEEWTQLTETLLSHIQQAQELMVIRSHKKVDTMLIKLLAWLSQKFGSEVEKGRLIDMRLTHEDLAEMLGSTRVTITRVLGQFEQEGLIDRLSLHRIVLREEDIWYYEI
- a CDS encoding NIL domain-containing protein — translated: MSATKTVKPASVHSRILVPQRYQRQPVISRLVSRYGLTVNIKAASLTLDSDSDGWFDLELSGNPQKLTSSLSYLQGLGVNLVQIAIANQIQPTHNSPPFPDSADKLSPRDSTWLTDQWQEQFQQWISLGQTNRLRLQLCVLKTYYEEPVISKLVSRYGLTVNITSALLKPDTQDDGWFNLDLWGRTKQLYSSLSYLEKLGLPIWLDLSSIYGDR
- the cysE gene encoding serine O-acetyltransferase: MLITDLRTIFERDPAARNWLEVLFCYPGFQALLFHRLAHWLYKLGIPFIPRFVSHLSRFLTGIEIHPGALIGKGVFIDHGMGVVIGETAIVGDYALIYQGVTLGGTGKESGKRHPTLGSHVVVGAGAKVLGNIQIGDRVRIGAGSVVLRNVPSNTTVVGIPGRVTRQNNNNGDVLDHDKVRDVEAEVIRALFERVKALEKHLQELEDQSSLFPNQLGDEQTNKPKSNNSDGMIEDFLDGAGI